GCAGCAAACAGTCCTATGTACGATTTAATCAACTTCATCAACACCCTCCTCTACGTCCGCTTCCGGAGGCAGAGCCACCTTTTCCTTGCTCAGCGGGAAGAACTGGATGTTCAATTCGCAAACCATGGATTCGCCTTCATCAGAACGAACAATATCCACAATCTCCTTTCGGAACAAATCAATCTTGCTGATGATCCTTTCCAATCCCTGCGCCGAGACGCTCATCGTCATACAAGATACATTTCTACGTTCGGTACTGTAGTGATCCAGCGCATCTTTACCCAAATCAATCATCTGCTTTTGGAACTGATGAACGAAAAGCGGGGCGATTTCACTGCCATTCGTAATCGCCTTATTTACGGAATGGTAGAATCCATCTTCGCCGAGCTCTATAAGTCCCAAATTAAGAAGGAGCTGGATAGTTTGCTTAGCCTGCGGGAGAGAAATTTTCGGATTCAAGAAAAGCGCAAGTTCCTGAATATTCTTGTCGTTGATTTTCAAGACGGCAAGAGCTTCGCGCGCTACAACATAATACCACTTACTATAGTATTCCTGCTGGTTCTTGGTCAAGTTCTTGATCGTGCGCGGTAAAAGAGCCGACATCTGGTCAAAGATTTGCTGCTTCGAAGATGCCGTCGTAGCATGCGTGAAATCCACCATCAAAGCAAAGTAACGGCCTTCCCTTTCATTAAGTCCGAGAGCTTCGATAAACTTCGGAATCATTTGTTGGGTAAGCGACTTTCGACCACGAATCAAATCCAGATACAAACCGGACGAAGAATACCCAGCCTTCTTTGCGAAAGACCGGTACGAGAAATATCTTTGGACGGACTTACGGTACTCGTAATAGTCCTGAAGATACTTTCGATAATTATAATAGGCGTATACGTTCATCAATAGAAAATCTAATTTTTTTTGACTTTTTTGGGAACACCTATTTTTCGAAAATACCCCTTAAAAGCCGTCTGTTCCTTATAGAACTTGTGAAAAAGAACACCTTGGGAACACTTTTTATTTTCGAAGTGATACGTTTTCAAAAAAAATAGCGTAATTTAAAGGAACACCCAATCCCATCCCTCGGACTCCCGGTTGTACTCCACCGGGAGTCCTTTTGCGTTATAGGCCCTTCGGGCCATAACGCCAAATGCTGGTCTCGGTCATACCCAAGCCAGCTTGGGTGCGACGCTCGCCTTACGCATTTGCACTTCGTGCAACACCTTACGGCTCGGATATAGGATTGCAAGCAATCCTGCATCACTCGCCTTTCAGGTGTTTGTGCTATTTTCACTTCTATTGGCTTACGCATGTGTGAATTCTTATACTGCATTGTCACCCCGGCACCATGTCGGGGCACCTTACGACGTCATCCAGAAGCCCGCAGGGCTGAAGGATCCAGTTACAGTTCCCCTCTTACAACGTGTGACCAAGTCACAACTCCTTTATTAAAGAAATACTAGATTTACAAATGAACTCGCTAGTAACCAATGACTATTGACCAATAACTACTATGAAAATAAAAGAACTCGCTTTGGGAACAATCGGCCGGATTCTCAGATTCACGGGAATCCTCCTCCTTATATATATTAGTATGGTCTTTTATTTAGCCTTGACCGAACGAAGGAACGCCTTCCCACGTGCCATCACCCACAACGAAGCCCGCGACG
The Fibrobacter succinogenes DNA segment above includes these coding regions:
- a CDS encoding TIGR02147 family protein, with product MNVYAYYNYRKYLQDYYEYRKSVQRYFSYRSFAKKAGYSSSGLYLDLIRGRKSLTQQMIPKFIEALGLNEREGRYFALMVDFTHATTASSKQQIFDQMSALLPRTIKNLTKNQQEYYSKWYYVVAREALAVLKINDKNIQELALFLNPKISLPQAKQTIQLLLNLGLIELGEDGFYHSVNKAITNGSEIAPLFVHQFQKQMIDLGKDALDHYSTERRNVSCMTMSVSAQGLERIISKIDLFRKEIVDIVRSDEGESMVCELNIQFFPLSKEKVALPPEADVEEGVDEVD